The region GCCTCGACGACCGAGGCCGAGGAAGCGGCCGAAGTGATCCACCGGCGCGGCTTCAGCATCTACGACGATCTGGTGCACGGCGTGAACCAGTACCCGCCGATCTTTCAAACGAGGACCACGCGGCGCCACGACTCCAGGGAGATGATCTTTCGCGAGAACATGGTGATCGTCATTCAGCCCAACGTGATGACGAAGGACGAGCGCATGGGGCTCCAGTTCGGCGAGACCCTGGTGGTGAAACGAAACGGCTGCGAGTCGCTCAACGCCTATCCGCGCGAGTGGATCGTTTGTTCCGGGTGAGCACGAGCGCACGAGCGAAGCGCCCGGGTCTCCTACCGTTCGATCTCCCGAATGATCGCTTCCGTGAACTGCGCCGTATTGGCCGATCCGCCGAGGTCGGGCGTCAACGTATCGCCCCGCGCGAGGATCGTTTCGAGGGCCCGGGCGATGCGCCTTGCGGCCGCCCTCTCGGAAAGATGGTCGAGCATCATGATCGCCGCCGAGATCATCGCGGTCGGGTTGGCGATTCCCCGGCCCTGGATGTCCGGAGCGCTGCCGTGCACGGGCTCGAACAGCGCGTGCGTGTCGCCGAGATTGGCGCCGGCGACGACCCCGAGCCCGCCCACCAGCCCGGCGGCCAGATCGGAGACGATGTCGCCGTAGAGGTTCTCGAGCAGCAGGATGTCGAAACGCAGCGGGTCCAGGACCAGCTGCAGGCAGGCGTTGTCGACGATGATGTCCGCGAACTCGATCCCGGCGTGGCGCTTCGCGACCCTGCGGGCGCACTCGAGAAAAAGACCGTCGCTCATCTTCATGATGTTGGCCTTGTGGACCGCGGTGATCTTCTTTCGCTTGTGGGCGCGCGCGTAGCCGAAGGCGAACTCCGCGATCCTCGTCGAGGCCTTTTCCGTGATGATCTTCAGGCTCTCCACCACCCCCGGCACGACCTCGTGCTCGATCCCGGAGTACTGCCCCTCCGTGTTCTCCCGCACGACGATCAGATCCACGTCGCGATACCGGGCGGGGACCCCCGGAAGGTTGCGGATCGGACGCAGGTTCGCGTAGAGATCGAAGCGCTTGCGCAGCTCGACGTTCACGCTGGCGAACCCCTCGCCGACCGGCGTGGTCACCGGCCCCTTGAGCGCCACGCGGTTCTTCTGGAACGACTTGATCAGCGCGGGCGGAATCGTCGTCCGGTGCTTTTTCAGGGCGCCGGCCCCCGCCAGATACTCTTCCCACTCGATGTTGACGCCTGCGGCGCGAACCACCGCCACGGCCGACCTGGTGACTTCCGGGCCGATTCCGTCGCCCGGGATCAGGGTGACTCTGTGCTTCACGAATCTCCGCCTTTCGCCCGCGGCGTTCGCCGCCGCACGGCTCGGTTTTCTTATACACGATTTTCCTGCGGATATCAGCGGCGCGCCGTCGTTGACAGGGCGATCGGCGTCGGTTAGTGTCCTCGGAACAGCACCCGCCGCTCGTCCTCGCCCGTTGACTTCGACGATGCTTCGCCGCCTCCTCGAAAACCACCTCCCCTCGTTCTACGGCTGGCGCATGGTCGCGCTGGGATGCGCGGTCCGGCTCCTGGGCGGCGGCCTCCACCTGTACGGCTTCACGGTTTTCTTCCTGCCGATCACCAACGAGCTCGGGCTCAGCCGGGCCGCGACCTCTCTGGTGTTCTCGCTCGCGCGCGCGGAAGGCGCGATCGAAGGACCCGTGGCGGGCTACCTGATCGACCGCTACGGGCCGCGGCCGTTGATGCTGGCGGGGATCGCGCTCTCGGGCGTCGGCTACATGGCGCTTGCGTGGGTGAACAGCTATGCCGCGTTGCTCGCGGTCTACCTGGGCGTGATCTCTCTCTCGTTCTCGGCCGGATTCATGCACTCCCCCATGGTGCTCGCCAACTCCTGGTTCGTCAGGCGCCGCGCGCTGGCCATGACCCTGATCAGCTCTTCGATCGGTCTCGGCGGAACGCTGGTTACGCCGCTGCTCGCCTTCGCGGTCTACACCTGGGGGTGGCGTTCCGCGGCCTTTCTCGCCGGGCTCGGCCTGATCGTCGTCGGCATTCCGCTCGTCCTCCCGGTACGCCGTTCCCCCGAAAGCATGGGGCTCCTGCCCGACGGGGACGCTCCCGGCGGGCAGGCTCCCGACGCGTCGCCCGCGGGCGCGCGCGGCGCCGCCGCCGAAGCGAGCTTCACCGTGACCGAGGCGATGAAGACTTCGGCCTTCTGGATGCTGGTTCTCGCCACGATCGCGCGCGTCGCCGCCTACAACTCGATCACCGTTCATTTCATCCCCATGATGGTCTGGAAAGGGGTCTCGGAGCAGCGCGCCGCGGCGATGCTCGCGACGATGGCGCTCATGAGCCTGCCGACGCACCTGATGGTCGGCTGGATCGCCGACTTCACGAGCAAGCCGCTGGTCATGGCGGTCTCCATGATCATCGGCACCGTCGCGATGCTGCTGCTCTCCCACGCCGACGGCGAATGGCCGATGTGGGTGTTCACGGTGCTCTTCACGTTCGTCGAGGCCGTCTTTCCGGTGAGCTGGGCGACCGTCGGCGATTTCTTCGGCCGCAAGTCCTTCGGGACGATCCGCGGGGCGATGAGCTTCTTCTATCTCTGGGGCGCGGCGCTGGGTCCGGTGGTCGCGGGCGCGGTTTACGACCGCTATCAGAGTTACGCCCCGCTGATGCTCGCGCTCACGATCCTCTTCCTTACGGCGTCCTGCCTCTACGCGCTGCTGAAAAAACCGGGAGGGCAAGCCTGATCCTCGCCGATGGCCGCCGGCCGGCCGGAGCTCGCGATCTCATCCCGTACTGGGCGCCGGTAATCGCCTGGGCGGCGGCGATCTTTCTCTTCTCCACGGACGCCTTTTCCGGGCCGCAAACCTTCGCTTTCTTCGAGCTCCTGCTCGAGCGCTGCTTTCCGGGGATCGATCGAGGCCAAGTTGCGACCGCTCATCTTGTCGCGCGCAAGGCCGGCCACGCCTTCGAGTATTTCATCCTCGCCGTGCTCTTCGCGCGCGCCGTGCGGAGACGCCATCGAACGCCCCCGCGGCTTTGGGCGCTCTGGACGGCGCTGTTCGTTTTCACGTACGCGCTCGGTGACGAGCTCCATCAGGTGCTGGTCCCCAGCCGCTCGGCGAGCCTTCTCGATGTCGCGATCGACACCTTTGGCGGAGTCTGTGGAGTTCTCTGGATGGCGGCTCGCAGTCGCCGGGCCGCGGCGCCCCCACAGAGCGTCAAAAATCTTGACAATCGCGGCGCAAATGCGAGAGGATAGCCGGAACCGATGTCGATCCCGAGCTTCCGCCGCCTCCGCCCCGACGCCCGGCTCGCCTCCTGTCCCACGGCGTCCCGGTGGGTGGTCCTCGTCGCTCTCCTGGCGGGCGGCTGCTCCAGCGCGGATCCCGTTGTCCGGCCGGCCGTCTTCAACAACCCCGAGCCCGTGGCGGCATCCAGGGAGGCAATCCGGTCGCCGTCGGCGCTCGAGGCGTTGAGTCGCGGCGTCGCCGCGGTCACGCCCCCCGGGGCTCCTCTCAAGGACATCTACTACGAGTTCGACAGCACCGCCCTTCTGGCCGAGGCCCAGGAGATTCTCCGGCAAAACGCCGCGTGGCTGAAAGCCCATCCGAAAGCGATGATCGAGATCGAAGGGCACTGCGACGACATCGGCTCGTCCGAATACAACCTCGCCCTGGGCGCAAAGCGGGCCCAGGCGGCCAAGGATTTTCTCGTCAAGGAGGGAATCGCGGCCGAGAGGATGGTCACCATCAGCTACGGCAAGGAAGCGCCCGCCTGCTTCGAGCGCACCGAGGAGTGCCGCGTCAAGAACCGCCGCGCGCGCTTCGTCATCTTCACGGAGCTTCCTGCTCAGGAAGTTCCGACCTCCTGACCCGCCCGCGCTTCACTCGTACCCGATGGCGGCGACGACAGGCTGCGCCGCGGCCTGGCGCGCGGGCCAGCAGGAAGCCGCCGCGCACAGCAGCACCGCCGCGGCGACCGCGAGCCCGGCGAGGCCGTAGGGGTAGTGGAACTGGAAGGTCCAGCCGGTCAGCAGCTTGGTGTTGTAGACCACGTGATGGTATGCCATGACGGAGCCGCCGGCGAGCCCGAGGATGCCTCCGAGAAGGCCCATCGCCGCCGCCTCCAGCACCACCGCGCGCCGCACCTGCCGCCGGGTGGCGCCGAGCGCGCGCAGCACGGCGATCTCGCGGGCGCGATCGAGCACCGAGGCGAGCAGAGTGTTGATGACGCTGAAGATCGCGACCACGACCGCCACGATCTCGACCGCGTAGTTGACGGCGAAAGACTGCTCCATGATGTGAACCACCGCATCCCTGAGCTCGCCGTGGGTGCTGACGAAAAGCTGGTACTTCTCGCCGTACTCCCGCTTGATCCGCTCGGTCACCGCCCGAGGGCTGGCGCCGGGCTCGAGCCATAGATCGAAGGCATCCACGAGCGAGTCGCCCCAGTACTTTTTGTAAAGCGCGCGGTCGAGCAGCACGCTGCCGATGTCCGAGGAATAGTCGACGTAGATGCCGAGAACGCGGAACGCGACCTTTCCGGAAGGCGTCGGCAGCTCCACCACGTCGCCCGGCGCCGTGCCGAACTTGCTCTGGAAGCTCTCGCTGACGACCACCCCCAGCCCTTCACCCATCTTCTCGAGCGTCTCCCTTCCGTCTCCGGCCGCCATCGGCAGCGTCCGGACCGCCGCGGAGTCGCGCGCCGAGAATGATTCGATCAGGATCGGCCGGCCGCGGTAGGTGGAGCGGACGAGGCGGTAGAGGTCGACCGTGCGCACTCCGGGGATCCTTTTCAATCCCGCCGCCGGCTCCTCGCTCAGCGGCACGTTGCGGGGGCCCGCGGTTCGGGCTCCCGAGCTGACGATCAGGTCCGCGGTGACCATCTGGTCGACCCACGCGAGCAGCGAGCCCCGGACGCTGTTCACGAACGCCGCGATCGTGAAGATCGCGGCCAGGCTGATCACCATCGTGGCCACCGTGATCCCGGCGCGCGCCGGGTTCCGGCCCAGGCTGTCGGAGGCCAGCCGCGCTTCGGCCCACGACGGCGCGCGGACCGCGGCCGCAGCCCGCCACAGCCACGGCGCCGCCCGCGCGGTAATCGCCGGGCAGAGCAGCCCCAGCCCCAACAGGAACAACAGCATGGCCGCCACGCCCATGCTGAACTGCGCCACGGGGCCGGCGAGCTTCGGAGATCCGAGGATCAGCCCCGGCGAGAGGCAAAAGCAGGCCGCCGCCGCGAGCGTGCTCCAGGGCCGCCTGCGGCGGATCGCGGGCCGCCATCCCGACTGGCGCGCGTTCTCGAGCGGGCTGATGCGCGCCGCTTCGAGCGCGGGATGGAGAGCCGCGAGGACCGCCACGAAGCTTCCGCAGGCCGCGGCGAGAGCCGCCTCGCCCGCTCCCAGGCGCTCCGCGCCGAGGTCCACGAGCGAAAAGAGATTCCCGACGGTCTCCCCCACGGCGATCAGGGCGGCGCGAGCCAGCAGCCAGCCCATAGCCGCGCCGGCGGCGGAGCCCGCCAGCGCGAGCGTCAGCGATTCCGCGACGATCAGCCTGACCAGGTCGCGGCGGCGCAGCCCCAGGCACCTGAGCGTGCCGATCTCCCGACGCCTCTGCACCACCGAAACCGCCACCGTGTTGTAGATCAGGAAATAGCCGACGAAGAGCGCGATCAGGCTGACGAAGAACAGCCCGACGCGAAACGAGGTAAGGAGCTGCTCGATCTGCTCGCCGCGCTTGCGCGGCCGCTCGACCTGCGCGCTTCCCTGAAGCCGCCGCTCGAGCCGCTCGCGCACCGCTTCGATCGTTTCCCCGGGCTCGACGGTGATATCGACGACGTCGAGCTTCTCCGACTTTCCGAGCGCGCGCTGGGCCGCCGGCAGGTCCATGAGGGCGAAATTGCCGCCGAACACCCTGGCCGTCCCTTCTTCTTTCAGCAGCGCCCGGACCGTGTAGAGCGCTTTCCCGTGGCTGGTCGTGAGCTCAAGGCGGCTGCCCCGAACGAGGCCGAAGCGCCGGGCGAACGACTCGGTGATCGCGATCGAGTCCGGGTTGGCGATGAAATCGAGCGCCCGCTCGTACGTAAAGTCCGCGCCGGCGAAGGGATGGTCGCGAACCGCGAAATCGGTGAGCAGGTCCACGCCGAGAACGTACAGCCGTTCGTGCTCCGAGCCGCCCACCGGCAGGAACCCCTCCACGACGGCGGCGGCGGCCTGCACGCCGGGCGTATCGCGCACCGCCGCGAACAGCGACTCGCGCAGCCCGCTCTCGCCGTTCGAGACCTGCAGGACCGCCTTGCCCGCGATGCGGTCGATCGTCGTCTGGAACGAGCTGCTGAGCGACCGGTTGACGATGGCGATCGCCACGATCACCGCGATCCCCAGCGCGATGCCGGTGAAGGTCAGGACCGTTCTCAACCGGTGACGCCCGAAATCGCGCCACGACAGATAGGCGAACAATCGCGGTATCACCCAGCGTCTTCCTCGATCCGGCCGTCGCGCAAGCAAACGAGCCGCTCGCCGCAGCGGGCGGCCTCCGGGCTGTGGGTGACCATCACGATCGTGCATCCCCGCTCGCGGTGGATTCGCCGGAGCAGCCCGAGCACCGCCTCGCCGGTTTTCGAGTCGAGATTTCCGGTGGGCTCGTCGGCGAGCAGGAACGGCGGGTCGAACGCCAGCGCGCGGGCGATCGCCACGCGCTGGATCTCCCCTCCCGAAAGCTCCTCGGGAAGGTGGCTCCGGCGATTCGCCAGGCCGACGCTCTCCAACAGCGACTCCGCCTTGCGCTCGGCGTCGGCCTTGGCGCGCCCGTCGAGGATCAGCGGCAGGGCGACGTTCTCGAGCGCCGTCAGGGTGGGAAGCAGGTTGAAGAACTGGAAGACGAAGCCGATGTGCGTGCGGCGAAAA is a window of Candidatus Zixiibacteriota bacterium DNA encoding:
- a CDS encoding isocitrate dehydrogenase (NAD(+)), with protein sequence MKHRVTLIPGDGIGPEVTRSAVAVVRAAGVNIEWEEYLAGAGALKKHRTTIPPALIKSFQKNRVALKGPVTTPVGEGFASVNVELRKRFDLYANLRPIRNLPGVPARYRDVDLIVVRENTEGQYSGIEHEVVPGVVESLKIITEKASTRIAEFAFGYARAHKRKKITAVHKANIMKMSDGLFLECARRVAKRHAGIEFADIIVDNACLQLVLDPLRFDILLLENLYGDIVSDLAAGLVGGLGVVAGANLGDTHALFEPVHGSAPDIQGRGIANPTAMISAAIMMLDHLSERAAARRIARALETILARGDTLTPDLGGSANTAQFTEAIIREIER
- a CDS encoding MFS transporter codes for the protein MLRRLLENHLPSFYGWRMVALGCAVRLLGGGLHLYGFTVFFLPITNELGLSRAATSLVFSLARAEGAIEGPVAGYLIDRYGPRPLMLAGIALSGVGYMALAWVNSYAALLAVYLGVISLSFSAGFMHSPMVLANSWFVRRRALAMTLISSSIGLGGTLVTPLLAFAVYTWGWRSAAFLAGLGLIVVGIPLVLPVRRSPESMGLLPDGDAPGGQAPDASPAGARGAAAEASFTVTEAMKTSAFWMLVLATIARVAAYNSITVHFIPMMVWKGVSEQRAAAMLATMALMSLPTHLMVGWIADFTSKPLVMAVSMIIGTVAMLLLSHADGEWPMWVFTVLFTFVEAVFPVSWATVGDFFGRKSFGTIRGAMSFFYLWGAALGPVVAGAVYDRYQSYAPLMLALTILFLTASCLYALLKKPGGQA
- the pal gene encoding peptidoglycan-associated lipoprotein Pal → MSIPSFRRLRPDARLASCPTASRWVVLVALLAGGCSSADPVVRPAVFNNPEPVAASREAIRSPSALEALSRGVAAVTPPGAPLKDIYYEFDSTALLAEAQEILRQNAAWLKAHPKAMIEIEGHCDDIGSSEYNLALGAKRAQAAKDFLVKEGIAAERMVTISYGKEAPACFERTEECRVKNRRARFVIFTELPAQEVPTS
- a CDS encoding ABC transporter permease, which encodes MIPRLFAYLSWRDFGRHRLRTVLTFTGIALGIAVIVAIAIVNRSLSSSFQTTIDRIAGKAVLQVSNGESGLRESLFAAVRDTPGVQAAAAVVEGFLPVGGSEHERLYVLGVDLLTDFAVRDHPFAGADFTYERALDFIANPDSIAITESFARRFGLVRGSRLELTTSHGKALYTVRALLKEEGTARVFGGNFALMDLPAAQRALGKSEKLDVVDITVEPGETIEAVRERLERRLQGSAQVERPRKRGEQIEQLLTSFRVGLFFVSLIALFVGYFLIYNTVAVSVVQRRREIGTLRCLGLRRRDLVRLIVAESLTLALAGSAAGAAMGWLLARAALIAVGETVGNLFSLVDLGAERLGAGEAALAAACGSFVAVLAALHPALEAARISPLENARQSGWRPAIRRRRPWSTLAAAACFCLSPGLILGSPKLAGPVAQFSMGVAAMLLFLLGLGLLCPAITARAAPWLWRAAAAVRAPSWAEARLASDSLGRNPARAGITVATMVISLAAIFTIAAFVNSVRGSLLAWVDQMVTADLIVSSGARTAGPRNVPLSEEPAAGLKRIPGVRTVDLYRLVRSTYRGRPILIESFSARDSAAVRTLPMAAGDGRETLEKMGEGLGVVVSESFQSKFGTAPGDVVELPTPSGKVAFRVLGIYVDYSSDIGSVLLDRALYKKYWGDSLVDAFDLWLEPGASPRAVTERIKREYGEKYQLFVSTHGELRDAVVHIMEQSFAVNYAVEIVAVVVAIFSVINTLLASVLDRAREIAVLRALGATRRQVRRAVVLEAAAMGLLGGILGLAGGSVMAYHHVVYNTKLLTGWTFQFHYPYGLAGLAVAAAVLLCAAASCWPARQAAAQPVVAAIGYE
- a CDS encoding ABC transporter ATP-binding protein, with product MIRCIDVRKAYPQGEGELTVLAGVSLEVPRGQFAVIMGPSGSGKSTLLHLMGGLDRPTSGDVVVDERVVSRMDDDAVTVFRRTHIGFVFQFFNLLPTLTALENVALPLILDGRAKADAERKAESLLESVGLANRRSHLPEELSGGEIQRVAIARALAFDPPFLLADEPTGNLDSKTGEAVLGLLRRIHRERGCTIVMVTHSPEAARCGERLVCLRDGRIEEDAG